One genomic region from Magallana gigas chromosome 3, xbMagGiga1.1, whole genome shotgun sequence encodes:
- the LOC105319306 gene encoding uncharacterized protein isoform X2 — MWEQVFSLPAIMKEQTYGWYPSQKDVYKDRRMGAPNAYQLEAMYKYRDSQYYTAPKPPSPRTPGAFRPSPSPPKRPMSTVSSQSRGTKKSSSSLQVRAKSAPIYDFKPVQRLQIPTPQQCWAMATEETNYTIPSDQPGPSPVPYSWPTPQPASPAPSFQSDQLSKYDIRSDRIKSAVIRRDRPAAPTRPVKSAGPSRETTHRSGSPMKALRPKTPSPIELEDMVPEETVPTEELYDENLKKFGWRMEVHGDPYRLKPTTKRLPYYVRCDEPEIEPEGPRVHMENLETFFLNTIPRRPATFTIHKEWVSETIHAKRMELQKREGIKHRWKNFAFVY; from the exons ATGTGGGAACAGGT ATTTTCTCTACCAGCCATTATGAAGGAGCAGACCTACGGCTGGTATCCTTCACAGAAGGATGTGTACAAGGACCGCAGGATGGGCGCTCCTAATGCCTACC AGCTGGAGGCCATGTACAAATACCGGGACAGTCAGTACTATACAGCACCCAAACCACCGTCCCCTCGCACCCCAGGGGCATTCCGACCCTCACCCTCGCCGCCAAAGCGACCGATGTCCACCGTGTCCTCTCAGTCCAGGGGGACAAAGAAGTCCAGCTCCTCTTTACAGGTGAGGGCCAAGAGCGCCCCTATATACGACTTCAAACCTGTACAACGCCTTCAGATCCCCACCCCTCAGCAGTGCTGGGCAATGGCTACCGAAGAAACGAACTACACAATCCCCTCGGACCAGCCGGGCCCCTCCCCCGTACCTTACTCCTGGCCCACCCCACAGCCAGCCTCCCCCGCACCCTCCTTCCAGTCGGACCAGCTGAGTAAATACGATATCCGCAGCGACAGAATCAAAAGCGCCGTCATCAGGCGCGATAGACCAGCGGCCCCCACACGTCCCGTCAAATCCGCCGGTCCCTCACGGGAGACAACCCACAGATCGGGGTCCCCCATGAAGGCCCTCAGACCAAAGACCCCGTCCCCAATAGAGCTGGAGGACATGGTCCCAGAGGAGACAGTGCCGACAGAAGAACTCTATGACGAAAATCTGAAGAAGTTTGGATGGAGGATGGAGGTACACGGCGATCCGTACCGACTCAA ACCGACCACCAAGCGGCTTCCGTATTACGTACGGTGTGACGAACCGGAGATAGAGCCCGAAGGTCCCCGAGTACACATGGAGAATCTGGAGACCTTCTTCCTGAACACCATTCCGCGCAGGCCCGCCACCTTTACCATACACAAAGAGTGGGTGTCCGAAACAATCCATGCCAAGAGAATGGAACTCCAGAAACGGGAGGGGATCAAGCATCGGTGGAAGAATTTCGCTTTCGTCTATTAA
- the LOC105319306 gene encoding uncharacterized protein isoform X3: protein MKEQTYGWYPSQKDVYKDRRMGAPNAYQLEAMYKYRDSQYYTAPKPPSPRTPGAFRPSPSPPKRPMSTVSSQSRGTKKSSSSLQVRAKSAPIYDFKPVQRLQIPTPQQCWAMATEETNYTIPSDQPGPSPVPYSWPTPQPASPAPSFQSDQLSKYDIRSDRIKSAVIRRDRPAAPTRPVKSAGPSRETTHRSGSPMKALRPKTPSPIELEDMVPEETVPTEELYDENLKKFGWRMEVHGDPYRLKPTTKRLPYYVRCDEPEIEPEGPRVHMENLETFFLNTIPRRPATFTIHKEWVSETIHAKRMELQKREGIKHRWKNFAFVY, encoded by the exons ATGAAGGAGCAGACCTACGGCTGGTATCCTTCACAGAAGGATGTGTACAAGGACCGCAGGATGGGCGCTCCTAATGCCTACC AGCTGGAGGCCATGTACAAATACCGGGACAGTCAGTACTATACAGCACCCAAACCACCGTCCCCTCGCACCCCAGGGGCATTCCGACCCTCACCCTCGCCGCCAAAGCGACCGATGTCCACCGTGTCCTCTCAGTCCAGGGGGACAAAGAAGTCCAGCTCCTCTTTACAGGTGAGGGCCAAGAGCGCCCCTATATACGACTTCAAACCTGTACAACGCCTTCAGATCCCCACCCCTCAGCAGTGCTGGGCAATGGCTACCGAAGAAACGAACTACACAATCCCCTCGGACCAGCCGGGCCCCTCCCCCGTACCTTACTCCTGGCCCACCCCACAGCCAGCCTCCCCCGCACCCTCCTTCCAGTCGGACCAGCTGAGTAAATACGATATCCGCAGCGACAGAATCAAAAGCGCCGTCATCAGGCGCGATAGACCAGCGGCCCCCACACGTCCCGTCAAATCCGCCGGTCCCTCACGGGAGACAACCCACAGATCGGGGTCCCCCATGAAGGCCCTCAGACCAAAGACCCCGTCCCCAATAGAGCTGGAGGACATGGTCCCAGAGGAGACAGTGCCGACAGAAGAACTCTATGACGAAAATCTGAAGAAGTTTGGATGGAGGATGGAGGTACACGGCGATCCGTACCGACTCAA ACCGACCACCAAGCGGCTTCCGTATTACGTACGGTGTGACGAACCGGAGATAGAGCCCGAAGGTCCCCGAGTACACATGGAGAATCTGGAGACCTTCTTCCTGAACACCATTCCGCGCAGGCCCGCCACCTTTACCATACACAAAGAGTGGGTGTCCGAAACAATCCATGCCAAGAGAATGGAACTCCAGAAACGGGAGGGGATCAAGCATCGGTGGAAGAATTTCGCTTTCGTCTATTAA
- the LOC105319306 gene encoding uncharacterized protein isoform X1 yields MPGKTVRFSLPAIMKEQTYGWYPSQKDVYKDRRMGAPNAYQLEAMYKYRDSQYYTAPKPPSPRTPGAFRPSPSPPKRPMSTVSSQSRGTKKSSSSLQVRAKSAPIYDFKPVQRLQIPTPQQCWAMATEETNYTIPSDQPGPSPVPYSWPTPQPASPAPSFQSDQLSKYDIRSDRIKSAVIRRDRPAAPTRPVKSAGPSRETTHRSGSPMKALRPKTPSPIELEDMVPEETVPTEELYDENLKKFGWRMEVHGDPYRLKPTTKRLPYYVRCDEPEIEPEGPRVHMENLETFFLNTIPRRPATFTIHKEWVSETIHAKRMELQKREGIKHRWKNFAFVY; encoded by the exons ATGCCAGGGAAAACAGTGAG ATTTTCTCTACCAGCCATTATGAAGGAGCAGACCTACGGCTGGTATCCTTCACAGAAGGATGTGTACAAGGACCGCAGGATGGGCGCTCCTAATGCCTACC AGCTGGAGGCCATGTACAAATACCGGGACAGTCAGTACTATACAGCACCCAAACCACCGTCCCCTCGCACCCCAGGGGCATTCCGACCCTCACCCTCGCCGCCAAAGCGACCGATGTCCACCGTGTCCTCTCAGTCCAGGGGGACAAAGAAGTCCAGCTCCTCTTTACAGGTGAGGGCCAAGAGCGCCCCTATATACGACTTCAAACCTGTACAACGCCTTCAGATCCCCACCCCTCAGCAGTGCTGGGCAATGGCTACCGAAGAAACGAACTACACAATCCCCTCGGACCAGCCGGGCCCCTCCCCCGTACCTTACTCCTGGCCCACCCCACAGCCAGCCTCCCCCGCACCCTCCTTCCAGTCGGACCAGCTGAGTAAATACGATATCCGCAGCGACAGAATCAAAAGCGCCGTCATCAGGCGCGATAGACCAGCGGCCCCCACACGTCCCGTCAAATCCGCCGGTCCCTCACGGGAGACAACCCACAGATCGGGGTCCCCCATGAAGGCCCTCAGACCAAAGACCCCGTCCCCAATAGAGCTGGAGGACATGGTCCCAGAGGAGACAGTGCCGACAGAAGAACTCTATGACGAAAATCTGAAGAAGTTTGGATGGAGGATGGAGGTACACGGCGATCCGTACCGACTCAA ACCGACCACCAAGCGGCTTCCGTATTACGTACGGTGTGACGAACCGGAGATAGAGCCCGAAGGTCCCCGAGTACACATGGAGAATCTGGAGACCTTCTTCCTGAACACCATTCCGCGCAGGCCCGCCACCTTTACCATACACAAAGAGTGGGTGTCCGAAACAATCCATGCCAAGAGAATGGAACTCCAGAAACGGGAGGGGATCAAGCATCGGTGGAAGAATTTCGCTTTCGTCTATTAA